One genomic segment of Pandoraea thiooxydans includes these proteins:
- a CDS encoding PLP-dependent cysteine synthase family protein — protein MQLMNVATNVLDAIGNTPLVQLRRVVPPGCARVVVKLEGANPTGNMKDRMAKTAIEAAEADGRLALVCATKGYRIKIVTSDAFSVEKTRTTQAFGAQIISIPSDNGKITEALIRQMIDTARQISQEPQHWWFDQLNNRDAASGYHAMAEEIWRQTHGRVDAFVQSVGSAHSLNGVTQALRKHNPDLYVAAAEPAESAILSGGPKGAHRIEGIGIGFIPPHWRPEEVHAIESATTDEANRMCRRLASEEGIFAGTSSGLNVIAALRVAERLGPDATVATIMIDSGLRYLSTDVYRQTQ, from the coding sequence ATGCAGTTGATGAATGTCGCCACGAATGTACTCGACGCTATCGGTAACACGCCCCTGGTGCAGTTGCGCCGCGTAGTGCCGCCCGGCTGCGCCCGGGTGGTGGTCAAGCTGGAAGGCGCGAATCCGACCGGGAACATGAAAGACAGAATGGCCAAAACCGCCATCGAAGCCGCGGAAGCGGACGGGAGGCTGGCGCTGGTCTGCGCAACCAAGGGCTACCGCATCAAGATCGTGACTTCCGACGCTTTCAGCGTCGAGAAAACGCGCACCACCCAGGCCTTCGGCGCGCAGATCATTTCCATTCCAAGCGACAACGGAAAAATCACCGAGGCATTGATCAGGCAGATGATCGACACCGCCCGGCAGATCAGCCAGGAGCCGCAACACTGGTGGTTCGATCAGTTGAACAACCGCGACGCGGCGAGCGGCTACCATGCGATGGCCGAGGAGATCTGGCGCCAGACGCATGGCCGGGTCGATGCGTTCGTTCAGTCGGTCGGCTCCGCTCACTCGCTCAACGGCGTGACGCAGGCACTGCGCAAACACAATCCCGATCTGTACGTTGCCGCGGCCGAGCCGGCCGAATCGGCCATTCTGTCCGGCGGGCCAAAAGGCGCACACCGGATCGAGGGCATCGGCATCGGATTCATTCCGCCGCACTGGCGGCCGGAAGAAGTGCATGCGATCGAGTCCGCGACCACCGACGAAGCCAACCGGATGTGCCGGCGTCTGGCCAGTGAGGAAGGCATCTTTGCCGGCACCTCGTCGGGGCTCAACGTCATTGCGGCGCTACGCGTGGCCGAACGCCTCGGCCCCGACGCGACTGTCGCGACCATCATGATCGACTCCGGCCTCAGGTACCTGAGTACCGATGTCTATCGGCAGACGCAATAG
- a CDS encoding LysE family translocator, with amino-acid sequence MHGSTLLIFSAVAFVGIATPGPTVLLALTNGSRYGLRRAAYGFAGAVASDFVLIFAVALGLGALLAASVFWFTVVKWVGAVYLGYIGIRMILSKGSLSVANIDGDATRGSNSAIFLKSFLTAVTNPKGYLFFSAFLPQFIAPSAPLAPQYLALAATFAALDCTIMFGYSLLGARAIRLLKASGALWLERISGAALVALAGSLALYRRHAA; translated from the coding sequence ATGCATGGAAGCACGTTGCTTATTTTTTCCGCTGTGGCTTTTGTCGGTATCGCAACCCCCGGGCCAACGGTTTTGCTGGCGCTGACCAACGGCTCCCGCTACGGCCTGCGCCGCGCCGCCTATGGGTTCGCCGGCGCCGTCGCATCGGACTTCGTGTTGATCTTTGCGGTGGCGCTCGGACTCGGCGCGCTGCTCGCGGCGTCGGTGTTCTGGTTCACCGTGGTCAAGTGGGTGGGCGCAGTCTATCTCGGCTACATCGGCATCAGAATGATTTTGTCGAAGGGCTCATTGAGCGTCGCAAATATCGACGGCGATGCAACGCGCGGCAGCAACTCGGCGATCTTCCTGAAAAGCTTTTTGACCGCAGTCACCAACCCGAAGGGGTATCTGTTCTTCTCCGCGTTCCTGCCTCAGTTCATTGCGCCATCCGCGCCGCTGGCGCCGCAATATTTGGCGCTGGCCGCCACTTTCGCCGCGCTCGATTGCACGATCATGTTCGGATATTCGCTGCTCGGCGCGCGGGCGATTCGCTTGCTCAAGGCCTCGGGAGCGCTCTGGCTGGAGCGAATCTCCGGTGCCGCGCTGGTTGCGCTGGCCGGCTCGCTGGCCTTGTATCGGCGGCATGCGGCGTAG
- a CDS encoding GNAT family N-acetyltransferase, which yields MSEIVISLDHATPADAPTIAKIHALSWQATYRGLLPDPYLDKEVDSERAAYWTDRLGKPAEFNRLILVARCANTPIGFVCAEQSDAAGREVLLDNLHALKDYQGCGAGKLMIRAVRDWARELGAAQLYLYALEGNWRAMAFYERQGWQWAGTKVEQMGGHTVNARRYIYPLAAARADGAVAAG from the coding sequence ATGTCGGAGATTGTCATATCGCTCGATCACGCAACGCCGGCCGACGCGCCGACGATTGCAAAAATTCACGCGCTGAGTTGGCAGGCGACGTATCGAGGCCTGCTGCCCGACCCGTATCTCGACAAGGAAGTTGACTCGGAGCGCGCGGCATACTGGACGGATCGCCTCGGCAAGCCAGCCGAATTCAATCGGCTGATCCTCGTCGCGCGCTGCGCGAACACCCCGATCGGCTTTGTCTGCGCGGAGCAAAGCGATGCCGCCGGACGCGAAGTCCTGCTCGACAACCTCCATGCCCTGAAGGATTACCAGGGCTGTGGAGCCGGCAAGCTGATGATTCGCGCGGTGCGGGACTGGGCGCGCGAACTTGGCGCGGCGCAGCTCTATCTCTACGCCCTCGAAGGCAACTGGCGGGCGATGGCATTCTATGAGCGCCAGGGCTGGCAATGGGCCGGCACCAAGGTCGAGCAAATGGGCGGCCATACGGTCAACGCTCGGCGATACATTTATCCGCTGGCGGCCGCGCGCGCAGACGGGGCGGTTGCGGCCGGCTAA
- the tauA gene encoding taurine ABC transporter substrate-binding protein: MKYLTKSLSSLVLGGALAMLVGLGGSAQASPKVVNVAYQTTYSPWIEAMVDGKFEKATGYEIHWKKFNSGAAVMSAMASGDIDIGVLGSPPLTAAVSRGMDIQVFWILENIANAEALMVRDGAHVKTPQDLAGKTIAVPFASTSHYQLMYMLDKWGIADKVRVINMSPEQAAAAWQRGDIDAAFIWGPALGRIRKTGHSMMSAGQICALGRCTFEGLAVTKGFGDAHPQFMSKFVGVINAANQDYHDHPDAWRAGSKNIGAVIRGLGGDANDAVEEMALYQYPSLKEQVSCQWLGCGAQGGVAKTLQLTAEFLKQQKKIDTVKSNYSDAVAARYAATILDAAKQ, from the coding sequence ATGAAATATCTGACTAAAAGCTTGAGTTCTCTGGTGCTTGGAGGGGCGCTGGCGATGCTGGTCGGGCTTGGCGGCTCGGCACAGGCCTCGCCAAAGGTGGTCAACGTCGCTTACCAAACGACATATAGCCCGTGGATCGAGGCGATGGTCGACGGCAAGTTCGAAAAAGCGACCGGTTACGAGATTCATTGGAAGAAATTCAACTCCGGCGCCGCCGTGATGAGTGCCATGGCATCCGGGGATATCGACATCGGCGTGCTGGGTTCGCCGCCGTTGACCGCGGCAGTCAGTCGCGGGATGGACATCCAGGTGTTTTGGATACTGGAAAATATCGCGAACGCCGAAGCATTGATGGTGCGCGACGGCGCGCATGTCAAGACGCCGCAGGACCTGGCCGGCAAGACCATTGCGGTGCCGTTTGCCAGCACCAGTCACTACCAGTTGATGTACATGCTCGACAAGTGGGGGATCGCGGACAAGGTCAGGGTGATCAATATGTCGCCGGAACAGGCCGCCGCGGCGTGGCAACGCGGCGATATCGATGCCGCCTTCATCTGGGGGCCGGCACTGGGGCGAATCAGGAAAACCGGGCACTCGATGATGAGCGCCGGCCAAATCTGCGCGCTGGGGCGGTGCACTTTCGAAGGCTTGGCCGTCACCAAGGGGTTTGGCGACGCACACCCGCAATTCATGTCGAAATTCGTCGGCGTCATAAACGCGGCCAATCAGGATTATCACGATCATCCGGATGCGTGGCGTGCTGGATCCAAAAACATCGGCGCAGTCATCCGGGGATTGGGGGGCGATGCCAATGACGCGGTGGAGGAAATGGCGCTCTACCAGTACCCGAGCTTGAAGGAGCAGGTTTCCTGTCAGTGGCTTGGCTGCGGCGCGCAGGGGGGCGTGGCGAAAACGCTGCAGCTAACGGCGGAGTTTCTGAAACAGCAAAAGAAGATAGACACCGTGAAATCGAACTACAGCGATGCGGTTGCCGCGCGCTATGCGGCGACCATCCTGGATGCGGCCAAGCAATAG
- the speB gene encoding agmatinase → MQGNKFAPITGTVMPRYSGLATLMRLPYLGLADPALAEVDIGLIGVPWDGGTTNRPGARHGPRQVRDISTMVRNVNRASGINPFELCNCADLGDTPVNPVDLIDSLDRICAFYTKVCKVGIAPLSVGGDHLVTLPIMRALAKDKPVGMVHFDAHTDTWDRYFGNNPYTHGTPFRRAIEEGLLDPKRTVQIGIRGALYNDSENDWGEQQGIRVIDIDEFHAMGLPAVIAEARRVVGDGPTYVSFDVDALDPVYAPGTGTPEIGGLTTLEAQHLIRGLRGLNLVGGDLVEVSPPFDPSGNTALVGATLLFEILCVLAESVRHRERC, encoded by the coding sequence ATGCAAGGCAACAAATTCGCCCCGATTACCGGCACGGTGATGCCGCGTTATTCTGGGTTGGCGACGTTAATGCGCCTTCCCTATCTTGGGCTGGCGGATCCGGCTTTGGCGGAGGTGGATATCGGCCTGATCGGCGTGCCTTGGGATGGCGGCACCACCAATCGCCCGGGCGCCAGACATGGACCCCGGCAGGTCCGGGACATTTCCACCATGGTGCGCAACGTCAATCGCGCGAGCGGTATCAACCCGTTTGAATTGTGCAACTGCGCCGATCTCGGCGACACCCCGGTCAACCCCGTCGATTTGATCGATTCATTGGATCGAATCTGCGCGTTCTACACCAAAGTGTGCAAAGTGGGCATCGCGCCGCTGTCGGTCGGCGGCGACCACCTCGTGACCTTGCCCATCATGCGGGCCCTGGCGAAGGACAAGCCTGTGGGCATGGTGCATTTCGATGCGCATACGGATACCTGGGACAGGTATTTCGGCAATAACCCATACACGCATGGCACGCCGTTTCGGCGAGCCATAGAAGAAGGCCTTTTGGACCCGAAACGCACGGTGCAAATCGGCATTCGAGGCGCTCTCTACAACGACAGTGAAAATGACTGGGGCGAGCAGCAGGGCATCCGCGTAATCGACATTGACGAGTTCCACGCGATGGGTCTGCCAGCCGTCATCGCCGAGGCCCGGCGCGTCGTCGGCGACGGTCCGACCTATGTGTCGTTCGATGTCGACGCGCTGGATCCTGTCTACGCGCCGGGCACGGGAACCCCCGAGATCGGCGGGCTGACCACCCTCGAGGCGCAGCACTTGATTCGGGGGCTGCGCGGTTTGAACCTGGTTGGCGGCGATCTCGTGGAGGTCTCGCCACCGTTCGATCCGAGCGGCAATACGGCACTGGTTGGGGCGACGTTGCTGTTTGAAATTCTTTGCGTATTGGCCGAAAGCGTTAGACATCGCGAGCGGTGCTAA
- a CDS encoding LysR family transcriptional regulator, translating into MLKVTDFDLRLLRIFKAVTDCGGFSAAESTLDMNLSTISTHMTDLEARVGIRLCERGRRGFQLTAEGRALYQSVSTLLDCVEDFRANVGALRGQIGGELAVGIVDNTITDARMHVAEAIRAVKLRGGDLHIKLQIQSPSEIEEAVQERRLHVGIGPFRNALPGLDYKPLYREDLYLYCGRGHALFDSAPLDIALEALGSLDYVARGYMRETKEVGGPVSFKATATVHHMEAVATLILSGRFIGYLPKHYARQWADNDLMRALRPDVLSHVAEFSLVTRKDRQPTIASQMFIDALLAHAV; encoded by the coding sequence ATGCTCAAGGTGACCGACTTCGATCTCCGACTGTTGCGTATCTTCAAGGCGGTCACGGATTGCGGCGGGTTCTCCGCGGCCGAATCCACGCTCGACATGAATCTCTCGACCATCAGTACCCACATGACCGACCTGGAAGCGCGCGTGGGCATACGGCTGTGCGAGCGCGGGCGCCGGGGATTCCAGTTGACGGCCGAAGGACGGGCGCTCTACCAATCCGTCTCGACGCTGTTGGACTGCGTGGAGGACTTCCGCGCGAATGTCGGGGCCCTGCGCGGGCAAATCGGCGGCGAGCTGGCAGTCGGCATCGTGGACAACACGATTACGGACGCACGCATGCACGTGGCCGAGGCAATTCGTGCAGTCAAGCTGCGCGGTGGCGACCTCCACATCAAACTGCAGATTCAGTCGCCAAGTGAAATTGAAGAAGCGGTTCAGGAGCGCAGGCTACATGTCGGTATCGGCCCGTTTCGCAACGCACTTCCTGGCTTGGACTACAAGCCGCTCTATCGCGAAGATCTCTATCTGTATTGCGGCAGAGGGCACGCGCTGTTCGATTCGGCCCCGCTCGACATTGCGCTGGAGGCTCTTGGCTCGCTCGACTATGTCGCGCGAGGATATATGCGCGAAACCAAGGAAGTAGGCGGCCCGGTTAGCTTCAAGGCCACAGCTACCGTCCACCATATGGAAGCCGTCGCGACCCTGATACTGTCGGGGCGATTCATTGGGTACCTGCCGAAGCACTACGCCAGGCAGTGGGCCGACAACGACTTGATGCGTGCGCTGCGTCCGGACGTTCTGAGCCACGTTGCCGAATTCAGTCTCGTGACCCGCAAGGACCGCCAGCCCACCATTGCCTCGCAAATGTTCATCGATGCACTGCTTGCTCACGCCGTCTGA
- a CDS encoding amidase has product MTDIEWEYKSVRELAVALSARQVSACELAESAIARIERLEPKLNAVCVRDYERSRVAARAADRALAAGEQRPLLGIPLLVKESFNVAGLPTTWGFPQHRNFVAPQDALTVSRVKAAGGIVLGKTNVPLGLGDWQSYNDIYGTTNNPFDVSRSPGGSSGGSAAALAAGYAPLALGSDLGGSLRIPAHFCGVYAHKPTLGVVPARGHIPPSLAPLPDAIDLAVVGPMARCASDLMLLFDVMAGPDEIDAGVAYRLDLPAPRHERLSDFRVLVLDTHPILPTDSAVRTMIGKLAERLGAAGVRVAQESELLPDLGDSARLYMRLLMSVLAANWPAQVYADLQKQAAALPEDAAGLEAEQVRGAALSHRDWIVANHARAKLRAQWREFFKGFDALICPVSPTTAFPHDHSDRAARRIWIDGEPHPYGRQLVWPGVATLAGLPATSVPIGVSSQGLPIGVQIVGPFLEDRTPLKLAQLMEAEFGGFVAPAGY; this is encoded by the coding sequence ATGACGGACATCGAATGGGAATACAAATCTGTCCGAGAGCTGGCCGTCGCGCTGTCGGCCAGGCAGGTATCGGCTTGCGAACTTGCGGAATCGGCCATTGCCCGCATCGAACGACTCGAGCCCAAACTCAATGCCGTGTGCGTGCGCGATTACGAGCGCTCGCGCGTCGCCGCACGTGCGGCCGATCGCGCGTTGGCGGCGGGCGAGCAGCGGCCGCTGCTGGGCATTCCACTGCTCGTCAAGGAATCCTTCAACGTCGCGGGCCTGCCGACCACATGGGGCTTTCCGCAACACAGGAATTTCGTTGCGCCGCAGGACGCCTTGACGGTTTCGCGCGTCAAGGCCGCCGGCGGCATCGTGCTGGGTAAAACGAACGTTCCGTTGGGCCTTGGGGACTGGCAGAGCTACAACGACATTTATGGGACGACCAATAATCCGTTCGACGTCAGTCGCTCTCCCGGCGGCTCCTCGGGCGGGTCGGCCGCCGCGCTCGCCGCTGGCTACGCGCCGCTCGCGCTCGGCTCCGATCTTGGCGGGTCGCTGCGCATCCCGGCGCATTTCTGCGGCGTATACGCCCACAAGCCGACGCTCGGCGTCGTGCCGGCACGCGGGCATATCCCGCCGAGCCTCGCTCCCTTGCCGGATGCGATCGATCTCGCGGTCGTCGGTCCGATGGCGCGTTGTGCCTCGGACTTGATGCTCCTGTTCGACGTCATGGCCGGACCCGACGAAATCGACGCGGGGGTTGCCTACCGGCTCGATCTCCCGGCGCCGCGGCACGAGCGGCTGAGCGACTTTCGCGTGCTGGTTCTGGACACCCATCCGATCCTGCCGACCGACAGCGCTGTGCGAACCATGATCGGCAAGCTTGCCGAACGCCTCGGGGCGGCCGGCGTTCGCGTCGCTCAGGAAAGTGAACTGCTCCCCGATCTTGGCGATAGCGCGCGGCTCTACATGCGGTTGCTGATGTCTGTGCTGGCCGCAAACTGGCCAGCACAGGTCTACGCCGATCTTCAGAAGCAGGCGGCGGCATTGCCCGAAGATGCCGCCGGCCTGGAGGCCGAGCAGGTTCGTGGGGCGGCGCTGAGCCATCGCGACTGGATCGTCGCCAACCATGCCCGTGCCAAACTGCGTGCGCAATGGCGCGAATTTTTCAAGGGGTTCGATGCGCTGATCTGCCCCGTCTCGCCCACGACCGCCTTCCCGCACGATCACTCGGACAGAGCTGCGCGGCGGATATGGATCGACGGCGAACCCCATCCCTATGGCCGCCAACTCGTGTGGCCCGGCGTTGCCACGCTTGCCGGACTGCCGGCCACGTCCGTTCCGATCGGTGTATCGTCGCAGGGGCTGCCGATCGGTGTGCAGATCGTCGGGCCGTTTCTGGAGGATCGCACGCCGCTCAAACTGGCTCAATTGATGGAGGCTGAATTCGGCGGGTTTGTTGCGCCTGCGGGTTATTAA
- a CDS encoding YdeI/OmpD-associated family protein, producing the protein MTPRPKPTTQLPIHHFERQQDWSVWLSEHHATSPGVWLQLARKRAEASSVSYEEAIEIALCFGWIDGQKKSHSEQFWLQKFTRRSDQSIWSKINKARALALIETGAMTPAGLAAIECAKSDGRWDAAYDSSSRATVPADFQAELDRNPRAKDFFETLDSRNRYAVLFRIQTVKKAETRARKISQFVLMLARHEKVHP; encoded by the coding sequence ATGACGCCTCGCCCCAAGCCCACTACACAATTGCCGATCCATCACTTCGAGCGGCAACAGGACTGGTCGGTCTGGCTGAGCGAACATCACGCCACATCCCCCGGCGTATGGCTTCAGCTCGCCAGGAAGCGAGCCGAAGCATCGTCCGTCTCATACGAGGAGGCGATCGAAATCGCGCTTTGCTTCGGGTGGATCGATGGGCAAAAGAAATCTCACAGCGAGCAATTCTGGCTGCAGAAATTTACCCGGCGCTCGGACCAAAGCATTTGGTCGAAAATCAACAAGGCCAGGGCGTTGGCGTTGATCGAGACGGGCGCCATGACGCCGGCCGGGCTCGCGGCGATCGAGTGTGCGAAGAGCGACGGGCGCTGGGACGCCGCCTATGACTCGTCCAGCCGGGCGACTGTGCCGGCCGATTTTCAGGCGGAGCTCGACAGGAATCCGCGCGCGAAAGATTTCTTCGAGACGCTCGACAGTCGGAATCGGTACGCTGTGCTTTTCAGGATTCAAACCGTCAAAAAAGCGGAAACCCGGGCCCGGAAAATTTCACAGTTCGTGCTCATGCTGGCGCGACACGAGAAAGTGCATCCGTGA
- a CDS encoding putative quinol monooxygenase, with translation MIHVIATITALPGQRDAVLALFNKNRPAVLAEQGCIRYEAVADVPNFGAIQTPLGDDTFVIIECWESGDALRAHAASAHMAEYGRNTKPLLASRVINVLQPC, from the coding sequence ATGATTCACGTCATTGCCACTATCACAGCTCTGCCCGGCCAGCGCGACGCGGTGCTCGCGCTGTTCAACAAAAACCGCCCGGCGGTGCTCGCCGAGCAGGGATGCATCCGCTACGAGGCGGTCGCCGACGTACCGAACTTCGGCGCGATCCAGACACCGCTGGGCGACGACACCTTCGTCATCATCGAGTGCTGGGAAAGCGGCGACGCGTTGAGAGCGCACGCGGCCTCGGCTCACATGGCGGAATACGGCCGCAATACCAAGCCGTTGCTGGCCAGCCGGGTGATCAATGTGTTGCAGCCCTGCTGA
- a CDS encoding helix-turn-helix transcriptional regulator: MAVSTAKSLGDFLKSRRTRLDPASFGFSGRRRTPGLRREEVAQRANISPTWYTWLEQGRGGGPSAEVLERIAGALMLTDAEREHLFMLGLGRPPEVRYRRVDGVSPRLQRLLDSLEASPAIIKTATWDVVAWNRAAAVVLTDYDALPPGQRNILHFLFRNPAVRAQQHDWDSIARFVVGAFRADVARAGLTSEAAELVAELRGMSPEFDALWQENEVWSSGNGDGVKRLVHPMLGQIELEYSAFAVDGRPDLNMIVYTPLDPEVTRRIRALAAQR, translated from the coding sequence ATGGCAGTGAGCACGGCCAAATCGCTGGGCGACTTTCTGAAAAGCCGCCGCACCCGCCTGGACCCGGCAAGCTTCGGGTTTTCCGGGCGTCGGCGCACGCCGGGGCTGCGCCGCGAAGAGGTGGCGCAGCGCGCCAACATCAGTCCGACCTGGTACACCTGGCTCGAGCAGGGGCGCGGCGGCGGGCCGTCGGCCGAAGTGCTGGAGCGCATCGCCGGCGCGCTGATGCTCACCGACGCCGAGCGCGAGCACCTGTTCATGCTGGGGCTGGGGCGACCGCCTGAAGTCCGCTACCGGCGCGTCGACGGCGTCAGCCCACGGTTGCAGCGGCTGCTCGATTCGCTCGAGGCGAGCCCGGCCATCATCAAGACGGCGACCTGGGACGTCGTTGCGTGGAACCGCGCGGCGGCGGTCGTGCTCACCGACTACGACGCGCTGCCGCCCGGTCAGCGCAACATTCTCCATTTTCTGTTTCGCAACCCTGCGGTACGCGCGCAACAGCACGATTGGGACAGCATCGCACGCTTCGTGGTCGGTGCGTTTCGAGCCGACGTGGCTCGCGCCGGCCTGACCTCGGAGGCCGCTGAGCTGGTGGCCGAGCTGCGCGGCATGAGCCCCGAGTTCGACGCCCTATGGCAGGAAAACGAAGTGTGGAGTTCGGGCAACGGCGACGGCGTCAAGCGCTTGGTGCATCCGATGCTTGGACAAATCGAATTGGAGTACTCCGCATTCGCCGTCGACGGCCGCCCGGACCTGAACATGATCGTCTATACGCCGCTCGACCCGGAGGTTACCCGACGCATCCGGGCGCTTGCCGCGCAGCGCTGA
- a CDS encoding SDR family oxidoreductase, whose protein sequence is MRIFLTGATGFIGSTLVPELIAAGHQVLGMARSEAGAQALIDAGAEVHRGTLEDPESLRRGAAQADGVIHTAFDHDFSKFVENCEKDKRAIAALGAALAGSDRPLVITSGTGMGSGEHGEPASEDVFNPNHPNPRAASELAGQALLEDGINVSVVRLPQVHNVFRQGLITPLVGIARDKGVVAYVGDGDNRWPAGHVVDAARLYRLAIEAREPGARYHAVGEEGVRSREIAEALGRGLGLPVVSIAPEEAPAHFGWMAMFVGLDMPASSTLTQARLGWRPSGPTLIADLDEGRFAG, encoded by the coding sequence ATGCGTATTTTCTTGACGGGCGCAACCGGCTTCATTGGTTCGACCCTTGTTCCCGAACTCATCGCCGCGGGTCATCAGGTGCTTGGCATGGCCCGTTCCGAGGCAGGCGCGCAGGCGCTGATCGATGCGGGCGCCGAGGTGCATCGCGGCACGCTCGAGGACCCGGAAAGCCTGCGCCGGGGGGCCGCGCAGGCCGACGGGGTGATCCACACGGCGTTCGATCACGATTTCTCGAAGTTCGTCGAGAACTGCGAAAAGGACAAGCGCGCAATCGCCGCGCTCGGCGCCGCGCTGGCCGGCTCCGACCGGCCGCTGGTGATCACCTCGGGTACCGGCATGGGCAGCGGCGAGCACGGCGAGCCGGCCAGCGAAGACGTGTTCAACCCCAACCACCCCAATCCCCGTGCGGCTTCCGAGCTGGCCGGCCAGGCCTTGCTGGAGGACGGCATCAATGTATCGGTGGTACGGCTGCCGCAGGTACACAACGTGTTCAGGCAAGGGCTCATCACGCCCCTGGTCGGTATCGCGCGCGACAAGGGCGTGGTCGCCTATGTGGGTGACGGCGATAACCGCTGGCCGGCCGGCCATGTGGTCGACGCCGCCCGCCTGTACCGGCTCGCCATCGAGGCGCGCGAGCCCGGCGCGCGTTATCACGCGGTCGGCGAAGAAGGCGTGCGCAGCCGGGAAATCGCCGAGGCGCTCGGCCGGGGCCTGGGTCTGCCGGTCGTGTCGATCGCGCCGGAAGAAGCCCCGGCGCATTTCGGCTGGATGGCGATGTTCGTCGGACTCGACATGCCGGCGTCCAGCACCCTGACCCAGGCGCGCCTGGGTTGGCGGCCGAGCGGGCCGACGCTGATCGCCGATCTCGACGAAGGGCGTTTCGCCGGCTAG
- a CDS encoding Lrp/AsnC family transcriptional regulator — protein sequence MNIKVDQHDRKILALLQQDARASHAEIGRRVHLSQPAVSERIKRLEAQGVIAGYRAIVDPAKLGYTIDAVIRIRAQAGRPYEAFAKARPEIVECHTVTGDDCAVLRVLATDVLHLQRIIEELNAFGSTSSAIVLSTQVSHKPISPAQLDE from the coding sequence ATGAATATCAAAGTGGACCAGCACGACCGCAAAATTCTCGCGCTTTTGCAGCAGGACGCGCGCGCCTCGCACGCGGAAATCGGCCGGCGCGTGCACCTGAGCCAACCCGCCGTGTCCGAGCGCATCAAGCGGCTCGAAGCACAGGGCGTCATCGCCGGCTATCGCGCCATCGTCGATCCGGCCAAACTTGGCTACACCATCGACGCGGTGATCCGGATCCGGGCTCAGGCCGGGCGGCCGTACGAGGCGTTCGCGAAGGCGCGGCCCGAGATCGTCGAGTGCCACACCGTGACCGGCGACGATTGCGCGGTATTGCGCGTGCTTGCCACCGACGTGCTGCATTTGCAGCGCATCATCGAAGAGCTCAACGCGTTCGGCTCGACCTCGAGCGCCATCGTGCTGTCGACCCAGGTCAGCCACAAACCCATCAGTCCCGCGCAGCTCGACGAGTAG
- a CDS encoding LysE family translocator, with the protein MPLKIWLIFVMTTGLVCFTPGVAALLVIAQGISHGMRRSYWAIAGIALANSIYFALSATGLSALIVASHEAFAAVKWAGVAYLIYLGVRALLNRSSALSIRTSGVTSLSGPRALAQGLMVELANPKALLFFLALLPQFVDVHQSIWLQMLIFGLTTFLLDLCSYSFYAWLGAKSQGIVTDRRWAGAAGRAAGVVLIAAGVLTAFAKA; encoded by the coding sequence ATGCCCCTGAAAATCTGGTTGATCTTCGTTATGACCACCGGTCTCGTGTGCTTCACGCCGGGCGTCGCGGCACTGCTGGTGATCGCGCAAGGCATCTCGCACGGCATGCGCCGCAGCTACTGGGCGATTGCAGGTATTGCGCTGGCCAATTCCATCTATTTCGCGCTATCGGCGACCGGCCTGTCGGCGCTGATCGTCGCCAGTCACGAGGCGTTCGCCGCGGTGAAATGGGCCGGCGTCGCCTACCTCATTTACCTCGGTGTGCGCGCGCTGCTCAACCGCTCGAGCGCGCTGAGCATCCGCACGTCCGGGGTCACCTCGCTCAGCGGGCCGCGCGCGTTGGCCCAGGGTCTGATGGTGGAGCTGGCCAACCCGAAGGCACTGCTGTTCTTTCTGGCGCTGCTGCCGCAATTCGTCGACGTGCACCAGTCGATCTGGCTGCAGATGCTGATCTTCGGCCTGACGACCTTCCTGCTGGATCTCTGCTCGTATTCGTTCTATGCGTGGCTGGGTGCGAAAAGCCAGGGGATCGTCACCGACCGGCGCTGGGCCGGCGCGGCCGGCCGCGCCGCCGGGGTGGTGCTGATTGCCGCCGGCGTGTTGACGGCGTTTGCGAAGGCTTGA